ACTGTATGGAGCGCATGGGGCACCTCCCCTATTAAGCAACGAACTCAGCTTTTATAGAAACATCCCTCCCTCCAGGATTCATTATGGCAGTCCGGATAAGCAATTGGCAAATTTTTAGAATTTATTGCTACTGTAAAATCCATCCAACAGTGTTTGTTTTGATGGACAGGGAACAGAGTTGCACGGAGTCCTAGATAAACCATGCATCCCGCAGGGATGCCAGAGAATAAAATAGCCTGCCATCCCTGCCGGGATGAAAAGAATCGTTCGGGGCTATTTTTCCGGTGGTATCGCTGCGCTCAACCACCGGCTAGGGGCGGTGATCCCTGCCGGGATCGGAAAGTCTTTCGCTTTTCCTCCAGTTCCTCGGTAAATTTTTTTCCGAATGTGCTCGTCCATTCTCACGCCATTCCGCGACTGCTGCAACGTTTGCCGGGTTTGGCTTGCCACTCCCCTGTCCAGCGGTCAAAATGAGCCTGGCTTTCGGCCGGCTCGGCATGGTTGGGTCTGGCAATTCTCACTTTTCAAAGCAAATCCACAAATGAACATTCGTGCGAACCGATTAACTTTTGTCGCCACGCTATTGCTGTGTCTGCGCGCGGGCGTACCGGTGTTGGTCGGCGCCGAACCTCGCCAAACCGCCTGGGGAGAATTAACCGTTCTCGAGCCGCGCGACGCGTCGGGCGGATATCTGGCCAAGATTGCAGCCACTCCCGCGAGCGGTCGCTGGGATCTTCCCGCTGACCTCCAACCGGTCATTTTTGCCCGCCAGACAGCACAGAGTCAGCCGGTCTATCTGCCGCTAGTGTTCGAAAGCGAAACTGGCGCGCTGGCGGTTGCAAATTCCGCCGAGTCAAAATTGCAAGCGGGCGCTACATTCACGCTGGGTTATGCGGCAACGACCGAACAACTCCCTGATGGTACATGGCTTTTGCCTGCGCAAACGGCACAGGTGTTGGGTACCACGGCCAAACTGGAAACAACCGGCAGTCACCATCGCATTGGCTTTTGGACCCAGCCCCGGGACGAAGTCGCCTGGAAGTTTACCGCCACGCGCTGGGGACGCTATGACGTAAAAATCACCTACTCCCGTGCCGAACCAAAAACCGCCCTGGCGCGCTTACAGTTGGACGGTCAAGAATTGCGCATTCCGTTACCAACCACGGAGAGTTGGTATCAATACGCTACCATCCCCGTGGGGTCAGTCTATATCAAGGGCGAAGGCCCCCAGGAACTGCGCATCATTCCCCAAGAATTGGCTGGTTCGGCCTTGATGAATTTGAAGGCGGTCTTTCTGCAACCGGCATTTGAGAGCGATGAACGGATTGTGACGGCCCAGGACGGCACACTGACCCTCCCTGCCCGGTCCGCTAGGATTCACGGAACCAAATTGCGTTACGAGCCAAAACCAGAGAAAAACACGCTGGGCTACTGGACCCAGACCGGCGAGGGAGCCACCTGGGAATTCACGGTCGATCAGCCGGGAAAATATACGGTCGAAGTGTTACAAGGTTGCGGCACGGGCCAAGGGGGCTCGACCATGGAAATTCAAGGCGTCGCGGGGACGCAGCCCCTCACATTTATCGTGGCAGAGACGGGGCATTTTCAAAAATTTGTCCCCAGGCAGGTCGGTCAGATTGAATTCAACAGCGGCGGCATCAAAACGCTTGCGGTTGTCGCCAGCAAGATCGCGCATGCTGCGGCGTGCGATATTCGTGAAATCCGTCTGCTGCCCTTGAAATAACCCCCGTCTAAAGGGCATGTCATCGGGCGGCGATCCATGGCCGATGCTTGATTGGCGCTATAATCCTAGCGAGGGCTTTGCCCGCAACCCAAAGGGATAAAGTCAGCAGGCAATAGAACACAGATGACACTGATCGGACTGATTTTCGCTGATCAGAGGGGATTTTATCGACGAGAAACTTGAATCCAAGCGCATTTGCTGATCTGTGTTAATCAGTTCCATCAGTCAAATCTGTGTTCCATGACTAAAAAAGGTCGCGGCACTGGCCAGGATTACAAACAGAACGGCTGCCAGAGGTCGTAACTCTGTACCACAAATGCATGGATAACGGAAAATCTTCGCAAGAGGCGAAGAATGTAAAGGTTAGTAGTACGGGAGTTAACCGCGGTCAGCGGGCCGGGTTTGCCGTTATGCTTTGCATCTTGGCCCCTCCTTTTCTGCGAATGGCCTCTGGTTGATCCACAAACAAAGCAAAAACGGTAAAAACCGCATTCTTGAGGGGCATAATTGGATTTTTGAGATTTTTTTCCAATTGGGCCAATATCTGACAACTTGTGCCGAATATCCCCCATCGGACCGTTAATTGCCCCTTGTCCGGGGGTGATCGCAGCCGGTTTCCCGTTGGCAAACATCCATGCCCGAGGGGTGATTTCCCGGAATTTCCCCCCTCAGTAAAAAATTTTAACCATGTCCGTCGTCGGCTCCCGCGAAAATAAACGCGGCCTGGTGTTTGCCAGTTGGTAAATGGCTGTTCCGGTCAATTTTTGTCCTTGTTTTTTTCGGAAAAGGAATAGACCCATGCTGAAAAAATTGTTTGTTACCGGTGCGGCGTTGGCCCTGGGGGGAATGCTGTATTTTGGCACGTCGGCCCATAGCTATGTCTCGACCGGCTGGGGCCGCTTTAGCGAGACGGTGCAAGATTCCGTCCCGGTCGAATTTGAAATCGACCGCGCCCGCCAAATGGTCCGCGATTTGATCCCCCAGATCAAAAAACACATGCACACCATTGCCAAGGAAGAAGTCGCCGTCCAAAACCTGGATGCCCAAATTAACACCGCCGAAGAAAAATTGGCCAAGGATCGCGCCGACCTGGGCAAGCTCAAGAACGACTTGGCCGCCGGCAAGGATAATTATCGCTACGGCGGGCGGACCTATACCGTGTCCCAAGTCAAAAACGACTTGGCCAACCGGTTTGAACGGTTCAAAACCGCGGATGCCACCCTGGGAAGCCTCAAGGATATCTTATCCGCCCGGCAAAAAAGCCTGGACGCCGCCCGTGCCAAGTTGGAAGGAATGTTGGTGGCCAAACGCCAACTGGAGGCCGAGGTCGAAAATTTGGACGCCCGCCTGAAAATGGTGGAATTGGCCCAAACCAATAACGAGTACAACCTGGACGATAGCCAACTGGGCCATGTCCGCGAGCTGATCGCCAGCCTGCGGGGCCGTCTGCAAGTGGCCGAAAAACTGGCTCAGACTGAATTCCACACCGACGGCATTGGCGAAATCACCGTCAGCGAGGAAGTTCCCGCCGATCTCTTGGATCAAGTCGCGGAATACCTGGGTGAAAAAGCTCCGGCGAACACAATCGCCGAAGTGAGCACAACTTCGGAACAGAAGTAAACATCAGTTCCGGGCGGTGAAGCGAACTGGCTTCACCGCTCGGACTTTTTTGTTTCTGAACTGAAATGGTTACATCGTGGTTCGGGCTTCAGCCTGTAACCCCAGGGATTGGCGGATAAACTACTTTTGGCGAAGTAGATAATCGGTCCTTTGGCCCTTTCATTCCCTTACTTCCCATTGACCTAGGGCGACGCCGCGCTTGCCACAATTCCTTTAGCACGCCTGGGATCAGTCGGGCCTTCGGCCCGCAAAGAATTAAACGCCTTTGGCCCACATAGCATTGACAAACGAAATAACTTTGAACCGCGAAGTGCTTTTACGTTCACATGAGTTAAGCCAACTGTCCCTTGGGTTGCGGGCAAAATCCGAACTTGATATTCCGGCCGATTCCTCATCGTCATACAAAAAATCACCTCCCGATCCCTGTTAGCGCAAGGTTATAATCATGGCAGCCAATCTGCTTACGGAAACGCAGGGTTTTTGGCCCTTGTGGCGGATGGTGGTGGGGAACTGGCGGACACAAAACGCCGCCGCCACCCGGACAGGACTGGTTTCGGCACACGCACCCACCACAGCGGCCATGTCCACACCTTCTATTCCCGCTGAACCCTTGAATTCCCCCCGCTTTTTGATCTGGGCGGATAATGTCGGGGCGTATCTGGTCTGCACCCAGTCCAGCGTGGTGCTAGGCCAACCTGCCACCCCCGCGGTTGCTGATATCCCCATTTGGGCGGACATTTCGCGACGGCATGCCATCTTGCACCGTGATCGCGAGGGGTATTTGTTGGAGCCGGCGCGTGAGACATTTCTTGACGGAAAACCAGTGCAGGCAATTACTTACGTTCGACATGGCCAAATCATCCAGCTTGGCGGCAGTGTCCGCTTGCGCTTTTGCAAGCCCCACCCCCTGAGCATGAGTGCCCGACTGGAATGGGTCAGCCATCACCGGACGCAACCCGCCACGGACGGGATCGTGTTACTGGCGGAAGCGTGTATTTTAGGACCGGCCGCGGCCGCGCATATCGTTTGCCCCCAGGCCAGGCAAGAAGCGGTCATTTATCGCCAAGGGCCGGACTGGCAAATTCGGACCGCGGGAGAGTTGCAAATTGATGGCAAAACCCTGACAGGTAAAGGAAAAATCATGGCAAATTCGCGGATTTTGCTCCCCGGAGCCAGCCTCAGCGTGGAGCCGCTAAGCTAGAACCGCCCGGTTTGCCTGTAGAATGGCAAGAAT
The window above is part of the Pirellulales bacterium genome. Proteins encoded here:
- a CDS encoding FHA domain-containing protein, whose protein sequence is MAANLLTETQGFWPLWRMVVGNWRTQNAAATRTGLVSAHAPTTAAMSTPSIPAEPLNSPRFLIWADNVGAYLVCTQSSVVLGQPATPAVADIPIWADISRRHAILHRDREGYLLEPARETFLDGKPVQAITYVRHGQIIQLGGSVRLRFCKPHPLSMSARLEWVSHHRTQPATDGIVLLAEACILGPAAAAHIVCPQARQEAVIYRQGPDWQIRTAGELQIDGKTLTGKGKIMANSRILLPGASLSVEPLS